The Solirubrobacter pauli genomic sequence GGTCGGCACGACGCTGCACGCGACGGTCGTGGCGGTGGTGTCGGTCGTGGTCAGGGCCCACGTCTGGGTGGAGCCGCCGGGGAACGCGGCGCCCGAAGGGCCGGTGACGCCGACGGCCGGCGCGGTGTTGTCGACCGTCACCGGGACGCTGCTCGCGCTCGACAGCCCCGCGGCGTCGAAGGCGGTCGCGCTCGCCTGGTAGCCGCCGTCCTTCATGCCGGCGGTCGGGATGGTCGCGGCGTACGGGGGCGTCTCGTCGACGATCGTGGTGCCGCCGACGGCGAAGACCACGCGGACCACGCCGGCGTTGTCGCTCGCGGTCGCGCCCAGCGCCACGCCGCCGCGCACCACTGCGCCGGAGCCGACGCCCGACAGGCCGACCGACGGCGCGGAGACGTCGCGGAAGGTCGCGGTGACCGACAGGTCGTCCTCGAGGACGACGCCGCACACGCCGGTGCCGGAGCAGTCGCCGCTCCAGCCGTTGAAGGCGAAGCCGGGCGCGGAGGTGGTCGCTCGCAGGGTCGTGCCGCGCGGCTCCATGTGGCAGACGGGCTTGCCGCGGTCGTCGAGCTCGCAGACCTTCTCGTCCGCGAAGAGCTCGGTGCAGTCACCGGTGGTGGCTCCGCCGAGGGCGCGGGTGCAGTTGATGCCGGTGCCGGTCACGGCCCCGGGGCCGGTCACGCTCACGCGCAAGGTGCCGGAGGCCAGCGCGGGTGAAGCGCCGACCGCCAAGGCGGCAACACACAGCAGGGCGACACGACTGAACATCGACACGGGAGACATCCTTGGCTCGGGCTCGTTGCCCCGCGAAGGAAACGCCGCCCGCCTTGTGAACCCCTTGGCGCGACCTTGGCGCGCGAGTCAGACGCGCCGATACAGCCGCCCGGGACGCCCGGGCCCTTCGGATCGCTGCGAGCCGGTGTCCTCGAGCAGGCCCGTGCCGCGCATGTCACGGCGGAAGTTCGCCGCGTCCACGACCTCGCCGCGCAGCGCCTCGTAGAGCTGCTGGGCCTGGCGGAGCGTGAACGGCTCGGGCAGGAGCGCGAGCGCCTTGCGCACGAACCAGACCTTGTCCCCCACCCGCGCGTGCAGGCGCCAGATGCCGTCGTCGACGATCGTCGCGTGGTCGAGCGCGAGCTCCGGCAGCCGGTCGACCGGATGCCAGGACGCCTCGCGCTCCGCCGGGGTCTCCTCCGGCAGCGTCTCGGGGCGCACGAGCGCCATGTAGGCGATCGTCGGGAGCCAGCCGCGTGGATCACGCGCCGGGTCGGCGTACGTGCGCAGCTGCTCGAGGTGGACCGACCCGACGCCGGTCTTCTCCCGCAGCTTGCGCTCGGCGGTCTCGCTGGGTGCCTCCGACGCGCCGACGAACCCGCCGGGCAACGAGAACATCCCGCGCTGCGGCTCCTCGAGACGGCGGGCCAGCAACACGCACAGCCGGCCGTCGAGCAGCGTGAACACCACGGGATCGGCCGTCAGGCCGATCGGCGCCTCGTACCCCGCGGTGTTGGTCGCCTTCACTGCACCGTGGCGGCGACGACGTCCCGCACGGCGGCGACGAACGCGTCGACGTCCGCTTCGGTCGTGTCCCACGAGCACATCCAGCGCACCTCGCCGGTGGCCTCGTTCCACTCGTAGAACTTGAACGAGCGCTGGAGCTCCCCGGCCGCGCCGGGCGGCAGGATCGCGAAGACGCCGTTGGCCTGGACGGGCTGGGTGACCTCGACGTGCTCGCGCACGCCGTCGGCGAGCCGCTGCGCCATCGCGTTCGCGTTCCCCGCCGACCGCCGCCACAGGTCGCCGTCGAGCAGCGCGAGCAGCTGGGCGCTGACGAAGCGCATCTTCGACGCGAGCTGCATCGACTGCTTGCGCAGGTACAGCAGCGACGGCGCGAGCTCCGGGTTGAGCACGAGCACCGCCTCGGCGGCGAGCAGGCCGATCTTGGTGCCGCCGACGCTGACGACGTCGGCGCCCACGTCGGTCGTGATCGCCCGCAGGTCCACGTCCAAGGACGCCGCGGCGTTCGCCAGCCGCGAGCCGTCGATGTGGAACAGCATCCCGTGCGCGTGCGCGTGGTCGGCGAGCGCGCGCAGCTCCTCGACCGTGTAGAGCGTGCCGAGCTCGGTCGACTGCGTGACGCTCACGACGCCCGGCTGGACGGCGTGCTCGTCGCCGATCCGCGTCACGCGGGTGTCGACCAGCGAGGGCGTGAGCTTGCCGTCCGGCGTCGGCACCGTCAGCAGCTTGATCGCGCCCATCACCTCGGGCGCGCCGCCCTCGTCGACGTTCAGGTGCGCGGTCTCGGCGCAGATCACGCCCTGCCACGGCCGCAGCATCGCCCGCAGGCCGACGACGTTCGCGCCGGTGCCGTTGAAGACCGGGAAGATGTCCCGCGTCCCGAACACCTCGGCGGAGCGGTCCCGCAGGCGGTCGGTCCACTCGTCGGCCCCGTAGGACACGGCGTGACCGACGTTGGCGGCGTTGATCGCCTCCAGCGCTTCGGGAAGGATCGGGGCGTAGTTGTCGGAGGCGAAGGCGCGCATCGGCTTCGACTCTAGGACACGGACGGTGACGGTTCCGGGAGGAACCTCGGTGAGCCCGGCGTCGCGCACCTCGGCGACGCAGCCGTCCAGCCGCTCCCAGTCGCGGGGCACGACCACCCGCGCGTGCGTGACGTCCAGACCGAGCTGGTCCGCCATCACCGCCGCGTGCGCGATCTGCGCGAGCGTCTTGCCGGTGCTCATGGTCACGTGCGGGTTGACCGCGTAGACCACCGGGGCCGAGGCGGAGGCGGGCGGCGCGTCGAGCTCCGTCGACATCGCCTGGATCTTCATCAGCGTCTCGCTGCGCTCCGAGCGCCGCCGCGGCGGGAGCGCGATCACGCCGTCCCCGCCGACCGCGTGCGGCTCCTCCAGCAACCGCGCGAACTGGGACGGCTGCCGCGCCCGCAGCACCACCTTCCCCGCGCGTGCGAGCCACTCGGCGGGCATGTCGAACTGCCGCACCGCCCGCACCGCGGCGAGCCCGACCATCCGCCCGCCCGCGTCCAGCGACGTGAACGCACCGCGCCGGACCACGATGTACATGCGGTAGGGGTCTTCGCTCACAGCGAGACGCCGAGCCACACGATGACGAGCGAGACCAGCAGGATCGCGCCCTGCAGCCAGTGCGCCGCGCCGTTGCGCAGGTGCCACAGGATCAGCGCGCCCGCGATCACGAACAGCGTCAGCTTCGCCTGCAGCGTCGAGTCGTCCCAGAGGTGCCGCTCGGACGCCATGTACGCGCCCGAGAGCAGGAGGACGCCCAGCGCGGCCAGCGACATCCAGCCGAACCGCCGCGCCACCGCGCGCAGCCCTTCGCGGTCACGACCACGCAGCCCCGGCACGACCGCGAGCCCGAGCACGAGCTGCCCGCCGACGAACGTGGCCATGGCCAGCAGGTGCAGGTAGAGCGCGAGGGTCATGCGGGGCTCAAGTGTCGGCGGCGGCGCGCCGAGAACCGGGGGGCGATCACCCATGAGCGAAAGGCCTTCACATCGATGATCAAAGTCGGGGCGCCCGGATTCGAACCGGGGACCTCGTGCTCCCAAAGCACGCGCGCTAACCAGGCTGCGCCACGCCCCGCTATCGACCAGTATCGCAGCGACTTAAGGAATTACGGCTACCTGCCGATCAAGAGGGCAACAAGAAGTTCTGCTTCCCGATAAAGGCAAACCGTCCGCGAGGACGGGGCGCAAAGCCACGGGGCTCTCCGAGCCAGCCGGGCTACCGAAGGATTCGTGCCAGCACGGCACGTCGGGTCGACGGAACACATTGGACCCGACTAGTGCGAAGAGGTCGTCGCCGTGCTCACCAAGAACATCGTCACCCGTCTCATCCCCGCCGTGGCCGTCACCGCCGGCCTCGTGTTCGCCGCGCCGGCCAGCGCCGACGCCGCCGCCACGAAGACGAGGGGCACGACCAAGTCCAAGACCGTGAAGGCGAAGATCGCCCTCGGCGACAAGCGGTCGGGCAAGGCCAAGGCGTCCAAGACGAAGACCAAGGTCCAGGCCAAGGCCTCCGTCGCGCCGTGCACCAACACGACGATCACCCCGGACGCCGGCAACCTCGAGCTCGTCCGCGCCGCGCTGCTGTGCCTGCACAACCAGATCCGCGTCCAGGCCGGCCTGCCGACCCTCAAGGACAACGCGAAGCTGCGCAAGGCCGCGACCGGCCACTCGAACGACATGGTCGACGACGGCTTCTTCGACCACACCAGCCCGAACGGCGACACGTTCGTCGACCGGATCATCGGCGCGGGCTACGCCAAGCGCAACGACGGTTGGACGATCGGCGAGAACCTCGCGTGGGGCACGGGCGAGCTGAGCACCCCGCAGGCGATCATGGACGCCTGGATGAACTCGGCCGGCCACAAGGCCAACATCGTCAAGAAGTCCTACAAGGAAGTCGGCATCGCGGTGCGCATCGGCGTCCCGACCGACGGCACCGTCGGCGCGACCGTCACGGCCGACTTCGGCGCCAAGGTCTGAGCGCGAGAGCGCCTAACATCGACGTCGATGGCCGACGTCGAGCCCCTGCACGCACTTCACTACGACCTCGCGAAGGTCGGCGGGCTCCAGCCCGTTGCCGCACCGCCCTATGACGTGATCGACGCGGCCCAGCGAGCGGAGCTCCTGGGCCGGTCGCCGTACAACGTCGTCGAGATCGACCTGCCGCAGTCGGACGGCGATCCCTACGCCCACGCGGCCACGGTCCTCGACGGATGGACGAAGGACGGCGTGGTCGTCCGCGACGACGCCCCCGCGCTGTGGGCGCTCGCGCAGGACTACACGGGCCCCGACGGTCAGCCGCGCACGCGCCACGGCGTGTTCGCGGCCGTGAAGGTCGAGGACTACGGCCCCGGCCGCATCCGCCCGCACGAGCGCACGCACCCGGGCCCGAAGGAGGACCGGCTGCGGCTCACGCGCGCGACGCGCGCGAACCTGTCGCCGATCTTCAGCCTCTACGACGATCCGCAGAACGCCGCGTGGAAGGCCGTCGAGCCGTTCACGGCCGGCGAGCCGTGGGGCGAGGTGACCGACGACGAGGGCACCACGCACAAGCTCTGGCGCGTCGACGACCCGCAGGCGATCGAGACCTTCAAGG encodes the following:
- a CDS encoding NUDIX hydrolase — translated: MKATNTAGYEAPIGLTADPVVFTLLDGRLCVLLARRLEEPQRGMFSLPGGFVGASEAPSETAERKLREKTGVGSVHLEQLRTYADPARDPRGWLPTIAYMALVRPETLPEETPAEREASWHPVDRLPELALDHATIVDDGIWRLHARVGDKVWFVRKALALLPEPFTLRQAQQLYEALRGEVVDAANFRRDMRGTGLLEDTGSQRSEGPGRPGRLYRRV
- a CDS encoding beta-eliminating lyase-related protein, yielding MRAFASDNYAPILPEALEAINAANVGHAVSYGADEWTDRLRDRSAEVFGTRDIFPVFNGTGANVVGLRAMLRPWQGVICAETAHLNVDEGGAPEVMGAIKLLTVPTPDGKLTPSLVDTRVTRIGDEHAVQPGVVSVTQSTELGTLYTVEELRALADHAHAHGMLFHIDGSRLANAAASLDVDLRAITTDVGADVVSVGGTKIGLLAAEAVLVLNPELAPSLLYLRKQSMQLASKMRFVSAQLLALLDGDLWRRSAGNANAMAQRLADGVREHVEVTQPVQANGVFAILPPGAAGELQRSFKFYEWNEATGEVRWMCSWDTTEADVDAFVAAVRDVVAATVQ
- a CDS encoding CAP domain-containing protein, with protein sequence MLTKNIVTRLIPAVAVTAGLVFAAPASADAAATKTRGTTKSKTVKAKIALGDKRSGKAKASKTKTKVQAKASVAPCTNTTITPDAGNLELVRAALLCLHNQIRVQAGLPTLKDNAKLRKAATGHSNDMVDDGFFDHTSPNGDTFVDRIIGAGYAKRNDGWTIGENLAWGTGELSTPQAIMDAWMNSAGHKANIVKKSYKEVGIAVRIGVPTDGTVGATVTADFGAKV